tgatttgattttcgattggagatgtttgatatgagtctggaaggagagtttacagtctagccagacacctaggtacttatagatgtccacatattcaaggtcggaaccatccagggtggtgatgctagtcgggcatgcgggtgcaggcagcgatcggttgaaaagcatgcatttggttttactagcgtttaagagcagttggaggacacggaaggagtgttgtatggcattgaagctcgtttggaggttcgatagcacagtgtccaatgacgggccgaaagtatatagaatggtgtcgtctgcgtagaggtggatcagggaatcgcccgcagcaagagcaacatcattgatatatacagagaaaagagtcggcccgagaattgaacccttgaccgtgaccggctcggaaaccagattgcacagcggagaaggtacggtgggattcgcggaggtcagtgacctgtttgttgacttggctttcgaagaccttagatagatagggcaggatggatataggtctgtaacagtttgggtccagggtgtctccccctttgaagagggggatgactgcggcagctttccaatccttggggatctcagacgatatgaaagagagtttgaacaggctggtaataggggttacgacaatggcggcggatagtttcagaaatagagggtccagattgtcaagcccagctgatttgtacgggtccaggttttgcagctctttcagaacatctgctatctggatttgggtaaaggagtacctggagaggcttgggcgagtagctgcgggggggcggagctgttggccgaggttggagtagttTCTGCGCAAAACAAGGGCGGGTACACGTACTTTAAATAGGGAAGCTCATTAAGgtcacaggtgaaactaatacaaaataacaaaacagaCAAAAGAAAAAGGGTGGcggttagtaggccggtgacgacgaccgctgaacagggaggggagccaacttcgggggaagtcgtgacaatatCTCTCTAaactcatacagttgaagttcgAAGTTTACATATAcgttagcaaaatacatttaaactcagtttttcacaattcctgacatttaatcctggtaaaaattcttaggtcagttaggataaacactttattttaagaaagtgaaatgtagtagagagaatgatttatttcagcttttatttctttcatcacattcccagtgggtcagaagtttacatacacttaattagtatttggtaacattgcctttaaattgtttaacttgggtcaaatgtttctggtagccttccacaagcttctcacaataagttgggtgaattttggcccattcctcctgacagagctggtataggtcagggctatgtgatggcctctccatacattgactttgttgtccttaagccattttgcgacaactttggaagaattcttggggtcattgtccatttgaaagacccattagtgaccaagctttaacttcctgattgacgtcttgagatgttgcttcaatatatccacataattctctAACTCAcaatgccatctgttttgtgaagtgcaccagtccctcctgcagcaaagcacccccacaacatgatgctgccacccccgtccttcacagttgggatggtgttcttcggcttgcaagcctcaccctttttcctccaaacataacgatggtcattatgtccaaacagttgcatttttgtttcatcagaccagaggacatttgcacttttcacatcaaagtacgttcaactctacaagacagaatgcatctccttcctgagtggtatgacggctgcatgatcCCATGACATTTATacgtgcatactattgtttgtacagatgaacttggtatcttcaggcatttggaaattgctcccgaggatgaaccagacttgtggaggtcttttaAAAAAaggtctgaggtcttggctgaattcttttgattttcccatgatgtcaagcaaagagacactgagtttgaagataggccttgaaatacatccataggtacacacctaattgactcaaatgatggcaagtagcctatcagaagcttctaaagccatgacatcattttctggacttttccaagctgtttaaatgcacagtcaacttagttaaacttgtaaacttctgaccattgtgatacagtaaattataagtgaaataatctgtctgtgtcatctacccgacttgccaaaactatagtttgttaacaagacatttgtggagtgattgaaaaaatGACTTATGACTAACTATACTTATGACTTATGActaactaagtgtatgtaatgtttccgacttcaacagtatatacatagtaaTTTAGTTAAATCTATCTatactgttatagcagcaatgttccaacatctagtggaaagccttccctgaagagtggaggctgttatagcagcaatgttccaacatctagtggaaagccttccctgaagagtggaggctgttatagcagcaatgttcctacatctagtggaaagccttcccagaagagtggaggctgttatagcagcaatgttccaacatctagtggaaagccttcccagaagagtggaggctgttatagcagcaatgttccaacatctagtggaaagcattcccagaagagtggaggctgttatagcagcaatgttccaacatctagtggaaagccttcccagaagagtgaaggctgttatagcagcaatgttccaacatctagtggaaagccttcccagaagagtggaggctgttatagcagcaatgttccaacatctagtggaaagccttcccagaagagtgaaggctgttatagcagcaatgttccaacatctagtggaaagccttcccagaagagtggaggctgttacagcagcaaaggggggaccaactccatattaatgacttcccagaagagtggaggttgttacagcagcaaaggggggaccgactccatattaatgacttcccagaagagtggaggctgttctggcagtaaaggggggaccaactccatattaatgacttcccagaagagtggaggttgttacagcagcaaaggggggaccaactccatattaatgacttcccagaagagtggaggctgttctggcagtaaaggggggaccaactccatattaatgcccatgatgttggaatgagatgttcaacgagaagatgtccacatacctttggtcatgtagtgtacctatTAATATTCAGACCTCATTAACACCATGAATATTCAGACACTTTAAGTAGCGTTGTTACCTGGGTGTGCAGTGTTGGGGGAGGGTTCAGGAGCCTTCTCTGGAACACAACACAATCAATCagttataaagcccttttaacaTGAGCAGATGTAACAAAGATGTCACAACAACCCaacctaaaactccaaacagcaaacagtgcagatgtagaagcacagtggctaggaaaaaccagtcctctactggttgtagtgggtagaccagaggaaccaggctctgaggggtgactagtcctctactggctgtactgggtagagaggaaccaggctctgaggggtgactagtcctctactggctgtactgggtagaccagaggaaccaggctctgaggggtgactagtcctctactggctgtactgggtagaccagaggaaccaggctctgaggggtgactagtcctctactggctgtactgggtagagaggaaccaggctctgaggggtgactagtcctctactggctgtactgggtagaccagaggaaccaggctctgagggctgactagtcctctactggctgtactgggtagagaggaaccaggctctgaggggtgactagTCCTCTACTgcctgtactgggtagaccagaggaaccaggctctgaggggtgactagTCCTCTAATGggtgtactgggtagaccagaggaaccaggctctgaggggtgactagtcctctactggctgtactgggtagaccagaggaaccaggctctgaggggtgactagTCCTCTAATGggtgtactgggtagaccagaggaaccaggctctgaggggtgactagTCCTCTAATGggtgtactgggtagaccagaggaaccaggctctgaggggtgactagtcctctactggctgtactgggtagagaggaaccaggctctgaggggtgactagtcctctactggctgtactgggtagaccagaggaaccaggctctgaggggtgactagTCCTCTAATGggtgtactgggtagaccagaggaaccaggctctgaggggtgactagTCCTCTACTGggtgtactgggtagagaggaaccaggctctgaggggtgactagtcctctactggctgtactgggtagagaggaacaaggctctgaggggtgactagtcctctactggctgtactgggtagagaggaaccaggctctgaggggtaccTGCTGTGTActatcacctgtgtgtgtgtgtgtgtgtgtgtgtgtgtgtgtgtgtgtgtgtgtgtgtgtgtgtgtgtgtgtgtgtgtgtgtgtgtgtgtgtgtgtgtgtgtgtgtgtgtgtgtgtgtgtgtgtgtgtgtgtgtgtgtgtgtgtgtgtgtgtgtgtgtgtgtgtgtgtacctgcagtgTACTTGCAGATGAAATTGTTCTTGGTGTCACAGTTGTCATCGTTCCAATGGAACATGTAGAGTCCTCCGAGGCCGGGCGGGGCGGACGGTTGGTGGtacatcaccacacacacctcgTAACCACAGGACGGCTCGTCCCAGTGCCAGTTCCTAACACACACGcaggaacaaacacacacagtaacacacatacGTAAAGTTACACACCACTGTCTATTATTATATGAACTATTCCATGTAAACAGAAGGAGGCGTAGCTTAGAGCAGACCCAGCTGATGGAGGTGTGGCTTAGAGCAGACACACCTGAAGGAGGTGGGGCTTATAACAGACCCACCTGATGGAGGCGGGGCTTAGAGCAGACCCACCTGAAGGAGGCGGGGCTTATAACAGACCCACCTGATGGAGGCGGGGCTTAGAGCAGACCCACCTGAAGGAGGCGAGGCTCCCGTCGGTCCAGTAGTACTGTGAGGGACAGTCGTCAACGTTTTCCGTGTCACCATGGTTACGACGTAGGCCAATCCAGAAGTCTCCGTCGGAGGGACGGAGCTCAGTGACAAGCTGCTCTATGATTCGCTGCTCGGCCGGTGACTCAACGCTCAGCAGCTCCCCTCCGTCACGGCGACACGCTAGCCTCGCCTCCAGGAAGCTGAGCCGCCGTCCAGGGTCAGAAAAATATGCCAGTTTATAGCAGGGCCGGCCCCGATCCAACCTACACACACGCTGGCctacacacgcacagacacacactgttacTATTGCTATGTACATTGATGGGGAAATGTACACTAATAATAACTAGCTAAATTGGGACAGACATTTATTATTCATACAGGTTAATAAACAACCCTGCACCTCACCTCTGACTTCAAACAACTCCGCtatggagggacagacagacagacagacagacagacagacagacagacagacagacagacagacagacagacagacagacagacagacagacagacagacagacagacagacagacagacagacagacagacagacagacagacagacagacagacagacagacagacagacagagagagaggggccagttAATGTCATGTTATTTTATGTTATATTTCTGTGTTAAATGGAACCCCCTCCACAGTGACATCACTTACACAGCCTTCCAATATAATAACATCAACAACATTCTGATGTAGATGAAAGAGATTAGGCTAgggcggtatccagattgtcataccTTCATACCGACTTTGTGCCATACCGGGATATTCAGTACTACCGGCACTGAACACAAGGGGCGCTGTTTTCAACCCCATTGATAATCTGTAATCAAAAGGTTTAGCAATGCTAACGAGTACATGTACAATCCCATAGAGAATGTATTTTATAGTGTCTGACCTAAACTATACAAGTATACAATTAACTCAAAAATGCTACTCACATTTTGCGGCACACACATAACTAATTTTAGACATCAAGGCTGATGACCCAGGGGATTCTCCCCCTTGACCCaggggattctctgctgttaccaagTGAATGATTGATTTTGGAAGACGCTAACcacttagctagatagctaaataGCTACGACACTGTAAAATAGCAAACCAAATCCACAACTGCAGAACATTTATCATATTTTAGTCAGTTATCTTAATAGCTACAAGAtatctagctggcaaacatttaATTACGAATTCCATACTGTAATTAGATCTCTAGCGCATGGTGCACAACACTTTAAAAGTAGCAACAAATATTCTAATCGTTTTCTAATTCGATTtttccaaataccccggtatatATGGTATACCTCCCAAGCCTAAGAGAGAACTAACCATTGTCTGTATCTGAGGAACAGAGATAatagagaaccaaccactgtctaTATCTGATGATAGAGAGTGTCTGCAAAATGACTAAAACTAACAGAGATGATAGAGAACCAACCATTTTCTGTATCTGAGGAACAGAGATAATAGAGAATCAACCACTGTCTATATCTGATgatagagaaccaaccactgtctgtatctgatgatagagaaccaaccactgtctatatctgatgatagagaaccaaccactgtctatatctgatgatagagaaccaaccactgtctgtatctgatgatagagaaccaaccactgtctatatctgatgatagagaaccaaccactgtctatatctgatgatagagaaccaaccactgtctgtatctgatgatagagaaccaaccactgtctgtatctgaggatagagaaccaaccactgtctatatctgaggatagagaaccaaccactgtctatatctgatgatagagaaccaaccactgtctgtatctgatgatagagaaccaaccactgtctGTATCTGATGATAGAGAACCAACCGCTGTCTGTATCTGAGGCAGAGTTGCTCAGTggctgtggctcagttggtagagcatggcacttgcaacgccagggttatGGGTTTGATTCCTACgagggaccagtatgaaaatgtattgtatacactcactactgtaagttgctctggataagagtgtctgcaaaATGACTAAAACTAACAGAGATgatagagaaccaaccactgtctgtatctgaggatagagaaccaaccactgtctgtatctgaggatagagaaccaaccactgtctgtatctgatgatagagaaccaaccactgtctgtatctgaggatagagaaccaaccactgtctgtatctgaggatagagaaccaaccactgtctgtatctgaggatagagaaccaaccactgtctgtatctgaggatagagaaccaaccactgtctgtatctgatgatagagaaccaaccactgtctatatctgaggatagagaaccaaccactgtctgtatctgatgatagagaaccaaccactgtctaaatctgaggatagagaaccaaccactgtctaaatctgaggatagagaaccaaccactgtctaaatctgaggatagagaaccaaccactgtctatatctgaggatagagaaccaaccactgtctgtatctgatgatagagaaccaaccactgtctaaatctgaggatagagaaccaaccactgtctaaatctgaggatagagaaccaaccactgtctaaatctgaggatagagaaccaaccactgtctatatctgatgatagagaaccaaccactgtctaaatctgaggatagagaaccaaccactgtctaaatctgaggatagagaaccaaccactgtctaaatctgaggatagagaaccaaccactgtctaTATCTGAGGAACATAGATAatagagaaccaaccactgtctgtatctgaggatagagaaccaaccagtgtctgtatctgatgatagagaaccaaccactgtctgtatctgaggatagagaaccaaccactgtctatatctgatgatagagaaccaaccactgtctaaatctgaggatagagaaccaaccactgtctaaatctgaggatagagaaccaaccactgtctaaatctgaggatagagaaccaaccactgtctaTATCTGAGGAACATAGATAatagagaaccaaccactgtctgtatctgaggatagagaaccaaccagtgtctgtatctgatgatagagaaccaaccactgtctgtatctgaggatagagaaccaaccactgtctatatctgaggatagagaaccaaccactgtctatatctgatgatagagaaccaaccactgtctaaatctgaggatagagaaccaaccactgtctaaatctgaggatagagaaccaaccactgtctTTATCTGATgatagagaaccaaccactgtctatatctgaggatagagaaccaaccactgtctatatctgatgatagagaaccaaccactgtctgtatctgatgatagagaaccaaccactgtctatatctgaggatagagaaccaaccactgtctaTATCTGAGGAACATAGATAatagagaaccaaccactgtctgtatctgaggatagagaaccaaccactgtctgtatctgatgatagagaaccaaccactgtctgtatctgatgatagagaaccaaccactgtctgtatctgatgatagagaaccaaccactgtctgtatctgatgatagagaaccaaccactgtctatatctgatgatagagaaccaaccactgtctgtatctgatgatagagaaccaaccactgtctGCAACCATAGCTGTCTGTGATGAGCTTAATGCAGCATTTCTGCTCTGGCAAGACTTATGGGACGATGAGGCTACTGCAGAATCACTGTCTGGATTAATAAACAGCGTACTGTAACACCACTGTCTGTATATTAAGGCTTGTTACGcttgtgtgaaagtgtgtgtctgtctgtggtatgTGTGAGCTAGGGTTTCCGATAGCCGGCTTTTGGCCGCAAAAAAAATAGAAAAGCCAATTAATAAAACTGATGGCAATACCAGTCAATGTACAGTACTGTGCAAAGGTTTTTGGCAGGTGTGGAaaaatgctgtaaattaagaATGCTTTAGACATGTTAATAGATTATATTTATCAATGAATTAAATGCAAAGTGAGTGAACAGAAGAAACATCTAAATCTAAtccatatttggtgtgaccaccctTTCCCTTCAAAACAGCATCAATTCTTCTAGGTGCACTTGCACAAAGTCATGAGTTTTGTAAGCATATAGTCAGGTGTATTATTAACCAATTATACCAAACAGGTGCTAATGATCATCAATTCATTATGTAGGTTGAAACACAATCATTAACAGGAACAGCTGTGTAGGAGGAATAACCTGGGTGAGGAACAACCAAACTCAGCTAACAAGGTGAGGTTGCTGAAGACAGTTTCCTGTCAAAAGTCAAGACTGAGTACAGCAACAACACAGAAGGTGGTTATACTGCATCAGcaaggtctctcccaggcagacattaaggcaaacaggtctctcaggtctctcccaggcagacattaaggcagacaggtctctcaggtctctcccaggcagacattaaggcagacaggtctctcaggtctctcccaggcagacattaaggcagacaggtctctcaggtctctcccaggcagacattaaggcagacaggtctctcaggtctctcccaggcagacattaaggcagacaggtctctcaggtctctcccaggcagacattaaggc
This is a stretch of genomic DNA from Oncorhynchus gorbuscha isolate QuinsamMale2020 ecotype Even-year unplaced genomic scaffold, OgorEven_v1.0 Un_scaffold_1749, whole genome shotgun sequence. It encodes these proteins:
- the LOC124024155 gene encoding layilin-like, translating into MAQSRYEGQRVCRLDRGRPCYKLAYFSDPGRRLSFLEARLACRRDGGELLSVESPAEQRIIEQLVTELRPSDGDFWIGLRRNHGDTENVDDCPSQYYWTDGSLASFRNWHWDEPSCGYEVCVVMYHQPSAPPGLGGLYMFHWNDDNCDTKNNFICKYTAEKAPEPSPNTAHP